The Papilio machaon chromosome 17, ilPapMach1.1, whole genome shotgun sequence genome segment atttaaacgtaATTACTCCTTGGTATTACTATCTCTAATCAGTTATTACTGCTTAAATAATCTGAGGCtaagataaatacatattaataaaacaatagccCATATCAAGTAcctaataattgtaaataaactattcAAGTGTTTCttcagttttgtttttactgaATCGCGAGAAAATGTCGTCGTAAAACGTCACAAGAAGCcacataaatgtaattaaattaatgaatcttgcaaaatattttattctcatGTCATCTCACAATGCCACTTACATTTCATACGAAATTTAAACGCACAAAGTATACAGTGCGATATTATTACATCCTTTTTAGTGCAAGTGGTTAAATGGACAATTTTATTGAGTTTCAAAAGATGTAATGGTCAAAGGAAAtctcaaatttaattattaatagattaaaaaatgcagAATATTTGCTTGTTAGTATTTTCACATAATTATAAGGAAATAGGTAACTTAATTGTAGACGGccgaaataagaaaaaatcagAAGTTTAAAATTGGTCTGTACAACCCAATGTGTTGGGGCGGGTAAGTCTTGTAACGCTTTTATTGTACAATCAAATAACTCCTAataaaatatgcataaaaggTGAGAAATACAAAATTCGACTAAAAATATAGGCAACGAATGGATGGAACGGAAATCGtgttgtttacatttataaaaaaaaaacataaaataattacgtcaAATCagagatttaattttgttgtgagtcattaactaataactaattaataacaaGATCGTGTATCGTAAACTTATAATCAAAACGTAAATTACTATAGAAATTTGGGAAAGTTTAATTATACTAAATACAGTGTTAGCGTGGACTTATCAATTCATTCAACCTTTCGATAACAGTGCACTGAAGgtcgtaaattaaacaatttaatacggTCGTACAATTTAGGAATGAACTTTATGGAAATAGAACCAAATTaccaaatgaaattttatcaattctTTGGACAtagatagtaataaatttaaggtAGAAGATGtttctttcaattttatatttgtttcagaTAAACAAAGATGACCTCCAAGGAGGCAGCCCTAGAGAAATGTGATGGCGCGAACGGGACAAGCATTGGCGGGAGTAGTGTCAAATTAAAGCGGGAACTGGGGCTATTTTCCGCCGTAAACTTGATACTCGGTGTAATGATTGGCTCGGGAATTTTTGTATCTCCGTCTTCTGCTTTAGAACATTCCGGTTCTGTGGGTTTATGTTTGATAATTTGGACGTTGTCGGGAATAATATCCTTATTAGGTGGGTGTAGGTAAGAAGCCTATTTTAACTgtcttatttcaaatttattaatattaacaattatattactttaccCATATCTCGTCCGTTTACCTAAACctaactatattattaaaatttggcaGTAATGAACTTCATTACATACACACTTACATaaatattcaacattttatttttagaaatattttatactcaCTCAATAAGATAAGTACATTTTTCACGACTAATCTACAGAAGCTTATCTTAAATCCTTAAATCATTTAAGTGATTTTACATACGGTAGGTAtgcaaaagataaaaaaccTATTTCAACGATATTTAACGTTTATGTAATTTCAGGAGCATTATCATTCGCTGAACTAGGAACGGTACTTGGTAAATCGGGAGCagaatattcatattttcaaGAAGCATTTGGCAACATCCACAAATACTGGGGACCACTGCCCTCGTTTATATGTGCTTGGATCTATGTAGTCATTTTAAGGCCTGCTGAAGTAGCAATTATTGTGATGACGTTTGCAGAATATGCTATACAACCATTTACACTCGATTTAGAATCAAATTACAAAGACACCGCCATTAAATTAGCATCGCTTGCTGCACTgtgtaagtaaaataatacatattaaaataagttactatttatatgaacatattaatcaataaaatgttagaACTGCTATATTAAGTACAGGaaatatgagattttttttataatataattataaatctttatcgtagccataaatttaaaaaaacaattacattttactcTATGATTTGGAAAGCATATGGCAACAAAGTATTCGAATGTCAAATTCAAGTCAAGTGTCAATTTACTAAACGTcagaatttgaatttgacgGCGGTTGTGCGAGTTAAAAGTTATAACCTGCGAAACAACTTTTTAtggtgttttgtttatttattgtttgaattaaaCTACCTTAATGATAACAAAAATCGTaagtacttatttaatttataaaatcaagtgatataagaattaatttttaaaagtattgtactgtgtttaaaaacaatgtgGGTTTTAGTTTCAGGATGGATGTAAATTCTAGCGTTAGAACGAAAGAAGTGTTATCACAAGAATTAAGATCTTTACGAGATAGGAGTGTTCATATTTGTAAAGCAATTGAATCGTCACCCAACGAAGTTCTCATTCCAAATAAAGACAAAACTTTAAACTATGTGGCTGGGCTGCAAAAAGAGTTGGAAACTTCGAACACTACTATTACAACggacaataatttattaacaacccAATTCCTATCTGAGATGAAGGAAAGAACTGACGATGTTGAAAAACATATAGCATTTACCAAGGGCCTAATACATGATGTGGATGAAGAAATAGAAAGGTAAACTATATCAATCTTGGTTCTTGTACTGTCACACTAGTATACAGAAAAGCATTTGGCTCTTTATTCacatatatttcatttgttttatcttaCAAAGTGATTTTCTGGGGtcttttacttatttagtcttaaattgtttatgtaaAGTACAacataatcatttaaattttttttatagactACAGAACTTAATTATAACAGCAAAAGAAGTAAGAAGTAGTCCCATGGTGGAGAAAAAAGATATACAACCACATCATATAGagaaagctaaagaaaaattccatgttttaaaacaagaacTTCGTGGTCTCATATATTCATTGTTTCCTAAATGTTCCGGACTGATTACAGAAGTTTTAGCTGTAAGTATTTCAAGatgtatattagtaaaaatgaaTAGTAGGAACTACTTAATATCAAATTGATTATTATGACCGATAGCATTGATACCTTCTCATAgcctaattttataaacaatactagctgtcggccgcgactccgtccgcgcgcagttaaaaaaaaaattaaaaatagatgttggccgattctcagacctactgaatatgctcacaaaatttcatgagaatcgatcaagccgtttcggaggagtacgggaaggaaaactgtgacacgagaattttctatattagtttgGTTACTAAGACTATCTGTTATTACAACAGAAAATTGCCAGTCTCTCTGTTGTTGCTTTATCTGATTttggctatatttttttttaaataattttctatccACTATTGCTAGActatgattttaaacaataactttGTTTCAGGAATTGATGAGAGCAAGACTTGATGTTAGTTCTAATGGTTATATAACTTGTACAGCGGAAAATATCCCAGCTATTGAACTTTTAATGGATGCAAATTTAGTTAGTGTAAATCCATATAACAATACAGAAGTGAAATTAGTTTACTGatctatatttgtaaaaaatattatacttctatttgtaaaaaatctagtggatatttttttaaataaaatatggaaattatggaatttgttttattaaataagtaactaATATTTGGTACACAGAAATTGTAAGACATTGAAAAGCAAACTTAttgatagtaattttatttagccgacttcaaaaagaaggaggttatcaattcgactgtattttttttatgtgtgttaccgcgaaactccgcacctggtggtccgattttgataaaaattattttaatccaaaggaagtgcttgaagatgggtcccatttttttgtttttttttttaatacattacaaagaattgatttataattgcTAATACCAACGACAATCTAAAAGAAAGTGGAtgtaaaaatatgcaaaagtGCGTGCGTATTCTTACTACTATATCgcttttgtatttgtttagaTGTGAAGTTCATATCCATTGGAAATCTAAAAGAACATTTGTTTTCAGTTGTAATGACatacattaatataacaaGTGTGAAGTTATTCGTCAAAGTGCAGAACATCTTCGGCATATGCAAAGTATTTGCATGTCTCATAGTCATTGGTGGAGGAATATATGAAATTGCTAAAGGTAAaggtatttttatacttagaGTCATTTATGTTTATAGTTAACAGTCGTTAATTAAATCGTCACCTGCTATAGATTTTGGTTATTAAATTGTGTCAACTGAACAAATCGACATGCtcttaattcattttatttatcttctaGTGTTCAGGATTACAGACTTctagcattatttttttttttcagttatttaCCTTAtgtttttcagttttttttacacaggcaattatttcttttcataCAGGCAACACATACAACCTAAGCAAAGGCTTCGAGGGTAGCACTACCAGTCCGGGCGGGATCGCGCTCGCTCTGTACTCAGGCCTGTGGGCGTATGACGGCTGGAACAGTGTCACAGTTGTTACGGAAGAAATAATCAACCCTGGCGTGTTAGTATGGCTGTTTTAGCTATTTAGATATTTGAAGGAGTTTAGAGTCTGTAATTTGGATGACTAGGAATTATTTCTTTCTAGCCTAAGCGACCAATAAATCTTACTCAAATCTACTGAGCATAAATACATTGCTGGCATTAAGCTATCGTAGAAGTgacatatgtattattttatatctgactagatttttacttaatttagacCCCTTCTCCATATGTAAAGTGCCACTTGTACTGTCGCGTCAGCAGTACAGTGGAAAAAGGTCTTAACGAATTTAACCAATTcgttgattatttaaaaaattagccTTCAacctattgttattatttattgttcatatttttagcAACGTCCCACTAAGTATCTCCATAGCGGTGCCTCTGATAACCGGGTTGTATGTGTTCATGAACGTTGCGTACATGACGGTACTGAGCTATGCAGAGATGACGTCAGTGCCGGCTGTGGCAGTCGCGTTTGGCGCGCGTGTGCTCGGCCCCGCCGCCTTTCTTATACCCCTCGGTGTTGCCATCGCGACCTTTGGCTGCGCTATGAGCGTGCAGTTTGGTGTTACCAggtgagaaaaataaaattcaaacaagtgattgtaatacaatttcattatattaaagttgtttATTACACAAATCCACTTAATTCTTGCCTTGTGTTATTAATAACGGTTTTGAGAATAAATAACTAGGTACCAAATTCGTCGTTCAGGTATACATACTTTTTAGAATGTGAAAGAAAAGTGTGTGTAAATCTCTACCTACCCCTCTGGATTACTTGTGTCGTTGtaaattgttatgttttataaaagctcaggctttggcacagatatagaacacgGTCTCCAGTAACAAATGAGACACTGcttagctttttttttaattctgcaccgaaggagtcgcgggtagggttgccaggtcgccaaacctactagccggacagaccagccagtttggccggacatttgggtagaaagttCGGAcacctatattatttaagattttgtctcagtattaataggtacactctcgtttgggaaatgtaaaaagcccggaaaccgtttattttggccggacacgcaatcaaaaagcctacctacgCCTAGCAACGCTAGTCGCGGGTgatagctagttattaatatattgtttgtgTGTATGTGGTGTATGTATTGTAGGGTGTGCTACACGGCGGCGCGCGGCGGACACATGTTGGAAGTTTTCTCTTACGTCAACTTGAAGCGCCTCACGCCCGCGCCCGCTGTAGCCTTACAGGTATTATTTAcatcatatttataaactgTTTTTATACCTTTACAATGTTAACCtcgtttaaaaaatcttatattttcaatttaatagctggtaatttacaaaaaaaatcttacttactaatattataaatgcgaatgtttagatggatgcatggatttttattagaatgtatctccagaacggctgcataggtctcgatgaaatttggcataaatgtagaacatagtccggaagatCACATaagctattattaaaaagaaatccacgcgcagacggagtcgcgggttacaGCTAGGTTAAAATTGTGATGTAAAGAGAaactaatttgtataatatggCTTAATAGAGAGAAACTTGAACGAACGTTTGATAATGAACGttcaaagataatatttttttcacatattCGTATCTTTGTTCCAGGCATTACTAACATCAGTGTTCATCTTAGTGGGCAACATTCGTACACTGATTGAGTTTGCGAGTTGGTTCCTCTGGTTCTTCTACGGTCTTGCGATGGTCGCATTACTGGTACTAAGAAGGACACAAGCTGATAAACCACGCCCATACAAAGTTCCAACTCTAGTCCCGTGTTTTGTTCTTATCGTCGCCatatttctttcaattttgCCCATAGTACACGATCCgtctgttaaatatttaatggcgATTGGATTTATCGTGTTGGGTGTTGGCGTATACACTGTCTTTGTGTATTATAAGAAAACGCCTACTGCTTTTCTTAgtgagtattatttatttaacttggaaattacgaaaaaaaaacttaaagtacCGTTGACAGTTTGATGCCAtgcatctatctatatatataaaagaaagtcgtgttagttacactatttataactcaagatcggtcgaactgatttagctgaaaattgatggggagatagcttagaactaggagacggacataggaacttttttatcttgtgtgcattttttttattccgcgcgaacggagtcgcgggtaaaagctagtttgtaatatatgaaattttctcttcatgtttaatttttttttcttgcagGAAAGTTCACATTCCTCACTCAAGTCCTGTTCGAGAGTGTGCCGCCTAACGACCATCAAGACTGATTTCTTTAgaatcttttttattcatcatACATATGAACATAAAAACGTATCCACACTTGTAAATATAGGTTTTAAGAgaaaatataatctttaaGAATTAAacgaattgttttatttcaactgtcttactaatattataaatgcgaatgtttagatggatggatgaatgtttgtatggaggTTTCTACGAACCGCTACActgatattgatgaaatttggcaaagacgtagaacatagtctagtagaacacataggttacttttttttataccgcccggacggagtcgtgggtgaCAACTAGTATAACAATATATCTCAAACATCCAGAACTAGTTGACAAAGCCTTAAGTAATGTAAGTGCAATAATACGCTTGTTCTTAGATAATATCGAGCGCTCCAAGtgcgttgaaaaaaaaaactaagctgCGCTTTCACGGGATATGACTTGGTTAGTAAAATATCGCAACTCTTGCACAACCTGTAATATCTATAgaagtttattttagttaatatatttcatcCTATGGTGGTCAACTTTAGAAGCCTAAGtaacagaataataaaaatagtccTAGGCACTCAGTTAAAATgtcaatgaataaaaaatacttgtatgGAAATTGAGGTCCATTAATCCCACCAACTCTAGGATCATACAGGTCTAGTGTTGGGATTTCAACCGAGTAAAAACTCGAAATGGATAAATACCCATAATTTCCATCTTTTTGTCGAGTTTTTATCCAAAAACATGGATAAAAACTATCTgcaatttcaaaaatgtaatttatcataaactttgttatttcaCGAATATACGAgattgtaataaaagaaaaacaaaaataaaattatatttaacatgctttattaatcaatttaatgataaaaacaactttttaatgCGAAATTATTATGTACCTCCTCCtcgtatgtaatattaatgttaaaatttgacaaaatacTTATGCTAAAGTAATGTGATAgcaatgataataataattagtgcacaaaaaactatttttgaaactatatttaaaatattaataagtagttCAAATAAAAGCATCTAATCAAAGGTGGgtattaactcgttaatcgtaaataacgaagttaacattttgcttaacggattaacttttaagttaacttgaAAAAGCGTTAaggcttttattaatttccgttaaactcaactccCGATAATTTACtccgttaatcgttacatcgagaaattgaggagcagaaggttagcgtggtttggtcgtgttatgcggagggatgatgttcatataaacaaaaaggtaaatagatttaatgtggatggctataaaggtagaggaagaccaaagaaagtatggatggattgtgtaaaagaggatatgtgtatgaagggggtaaattcagatatgacggctgatagagatgtatgaaggagtagtacatactgtgccgaccctccatagggatgcagggcaggttgatgatgatgatgatgaatcgttacattagaaacttggagacgtgctgtcattttgttaaaataacgcgccacgccacgctcggtTCGGCGGCTGTCAGCGAGTCGAATTGTGAACAAACTAGTTGATAATGGAAATAATATGTGAAATTCGCTTGCAAGtttgatgcatcagagcgtccgagaaagacgtgaacaacaggacaaaatcaaaagaaggatCGGAAACACTTTTCTgcatttatacttttacacTTAGTCTAATAATTGAGGTACGAATACCACTAACTGACTCCAGGttcaattgcaatcaaaataatcaagtgtgaACAGATCGAATGAATGTGTTAGAGAATGTATAGTGAAACAAGTATCGTCATAATAAGTGTGAAAtggtaaattcaatttacaaaaatgtgtACAATTCATGcatattatcaaaatacatCAAGGGATCTTCTTTTCACTTGTTTTACCTATTTCTATCAGCCCCAAAAgcagtataattttggtatggttaacttttaacaaataactttaacttgcgtttaattttcactctcttcaatttaatgaaacgtattccaattatatttaatgaaagtaatttttgCAGCTTTTTCTGTAGTCAAGCGAtgtcttttattattgtgaatGTGTGCGTGTGTACTGAAAGATCGTTCCGACGCGGCCGAAGTACATGGTGCTGAAAGTATGTGTATtgcaactttatttaaatttgttaaagaaCAATTCCTTTCCACCAAGTGCTTACTTCGTTGACGCTTTTCCAGATAAAAGGTTTTTGCCAAAATCCTTCCTTTGCCTTATACGCAGCTAAGTCTGCCATTACTTTTATACACAAAAAACATGCCATTTCGTTAATAAAACCCATTGCTTCTAGTTCTTCgtcttgatttaaaaaaaatgattcttGGCTTCATTTTTAAGAATAGTTATATTAGGTAATACTCGTATGGGACGTATTTTAGATTTCATATCCTTGAATATCATTAACACCGTATGATATGAAGTCgtcaaaagttattaatttaagcttttaattaacaaatattatactagcttaaGATGAGCTCTTATAGTGGCACTTAGATGCTCGTGCGGTTCATACGACGATTACCTGGGCACTGCTCGGCATAGGCATAATGGGAGTGGGGGCAGGATAAgcgaaaacaaagaaaaacgtGTGTTttggtacaaaaaaataaatattagattcgcaaaaacataaatatccaCTGCTTTGGATAAATATCCGATAAAAATGGGTAAAAACGGGTTTTTATCCATTTCGGATAAAAACTCGAGTTAATATCTTTTGAGTTTTTATCATCTGCCCATCACTATACAGGTCAAATCGCGTGAGGGCGCGCACGGTCTAGCTGTTGTTTACCTCCGCACGCACTTTCTTGCTTCCTACAAGTTATATCGTCTATTTACTTGTGACAATTCTCCACATAATGGGCATGACGACACAATTTACATGTTCGCGATTACACCAGCCTATATCTGCGATGAAGCCAATGATGCGCGAACTCACGAAGTCTAGTATTGTTTACCCCGTTGATGCCAAgatctgtataaaaaatcgAACCCGTGCTCTATAACAATCAGAAATTGAGGTAATTTCagattttctttcattttaataaaccgcctttttttaaagatccataaacaataattcaaaaacaaaagtaaatagaGCAGGTTATTATACACTTTGGTTTTCAATTTATAGTCTGGAGCAGGCGGCATATTATTGTCAAATATTGTGTATTGTGTTATTCAAAtggtttatgttaaaaattaggTTCTAAGTTAAAAAGGATCACCATGGCGTATCATTACGTTGTTACAGCTCAAAAAGCTACAGCAGTTACAGCATGCATTACCGGtaagtgttaataaaattcttgATGTTATTGTCATATTGAGGTTAACtagttttttactattttagtcTTGTTTTGGTTCATTAATCCCTAACGAATAATTatcttgtaatttaaaatgtagagACAGCTTTTGAGTTTGTCTGTTCGTCGACaccgtataaaataaaatctacgaTGCTATTTTGATTGTTGTCGATCTATCTTCAATTTTATAGCCTTATCATTCAAAGACTAATATATTACTAATCCTGTGCTGTGTAGCATCTTACCGTGTTTATATATTGGATGTGTATGTAGACGACTTGCATAATATCCTATCTTGCGAATTAAATGTTAGAaagtaaatagaaaacaaatagTAGATTAAAGCATGTGGGTAGGCTAGGTCCTATATTATTAAGCAACTAACGGATAAGTTATTCTTGTTAACAGaagattgtatatttatattcaacatgaatcaaatgaaaattgtactcagcaacaaatatgtattacacaatatttaacaatgaatGAAGCTAtcctatttatattattacatttagcTTTCATATGCTGTAAAGATAAAGATTTTCGATTTATGGAGattgttaataaatagttatatgAAAATGGTaattgataacattttaaacaatacattttttccttaaaaaaaatgaatattgaCTGTCAGATAGTTTCTGCTTCcataaaaatatgtgttaTGTGTATGAGaattgcaatttatttattccgaTATACTGTgtgtaagaaacgggattcttaccatgATTAGTCTGTTTGAGATCCCGATATCTCCAGTCAACCTGTAATCATGGTGCATGCAACTACGCCGAAATATTGGGAGCTCTAACAGCCTAATCCTGGTAAGAATCCCATTTCTTATGAAcagtataatagtaaaaaccacaaaagtttgaagttatttattccaattagattaaaatagttaattttattttaatccctCTTTATCTTAATAAGGAACAATTCTTCAATTATTATCAGGCAACTTCACAAGCCCTACAGACCTCAACTTGCTGGTGGCTAAAGTGTCACGTTTAGAAATGTACCTGGTGACTCCGGAGGGCTTGAGACCAATGAAAGAAGTTGGTCTATATGGAAAAGTTgctaaaatgaaattattcagACCTCCAGTAAGTAtgtcttataattattttctaatgtgttttgaaaatttaatatgccATCAACAAAGAGTTTCCACTTGCTCTTcagaaacattattaattatattttcatctcATTTCCTCCCCTTAAAACagtagagataacaatatgttttttgaacatgtattcaacaaaaaaaaaagtatttactaaacatttttttttttttgttaacattttgttaccTGACCTATTTTCATTCtattcattaataattaaaatacacattCTTTCCAGTATGAAAAGAAAGATTTAGTATTCATTCTAACAGCTCGATACAATGCAATGATATTAGAATGGAGGACAGGACCTAATGGTGATTTGGAAGTAGTGACCCGAGCACATGGTAATGTTGCCGACCGCATCGGAAAGCCTTCAGAGAATGGCATACTGGCGGTGATTGACCCACAAGCTAGGGTTATCGGTTTGAGGCTGTACGATGGATTATTTAAGATTATACCATTGGACAAAGATTCCACGGAGCTTAAAGCTGCTAGTCTAAggtatttcatttttacttttatcttaAAAGCTAATTAAATACACTCAAattggataagcgagagtccaaggaaCCGCAATATTTTTCTCGAGTTTCTCACATATGGAGGTTGTCTGTCAGCTCAGCGGCTCTCGCCTATAGAGGTTTAACACTTGTCCTGTTTTCGCTTACACAGTTTTGCTGTAAATgcttttattatacaatattatgattgttaaataaatcagtAGGTTACAATCTCTTCTGATTGAATtactacttatttttaatagttatgtTATCTTTATAGATTGGAAGAGTTAAATGTATATGATTTAGAATTTCTGCATGGCTGTGCCAACCCTACCTTAATACTAATACATCAAGATCTCAACGGAAGACATATAAAAGTAAGtcagtataaatatatattgtaatttaatttatcaacaaaGACCAAatcataaaacataataatgatGTTTGAGAAACATCATCTTTCATCATCTATCATCATCTTCTTGGCCtcatcccactcacgtggagTCAGCGCACAAAATGTGGATTCAAACGaccaatggatcttgatgaaatttggcttagatatagaatatagtctggaacacataaactacttattaagtttttgtttaattccgcaAGTAAGGAGCCACGGGAGACAACTAGTCAATTATAAAGCTTTTTGAACACCATAAAAGACTCAGCgctttataaaatcaatattattaaaattctctTTCCTTTCAGACACATGAACTAAATGCAAAAGACAAAGAATTCATGAAGATACCGTGGAAACAAGACAATGTAGAAACAGAGGCTTCTATATTGATACCAGTACCAAGTCCTCTTGGTAAGTCAAATGTTTACTCCGCTATTAGCGTACAacgaaaaaaaactaatcatTTAGTTAAGAAGGATTTAAATGCAACTATTTGGTAATggcattttgatttaatattcagcatcatcatcagcccatTATATGTTCCCGgtgaggagctcggagcctaccctaggggtgactaggccataatcaaccacgctggccaagtgcggattgacttcacacatatcattgaatttcttctcagatatgtgcaggttacaaaatgttttccttcaccgtaagaatgtcgg includes the following:
- the LOC106707922 gene encoding b(0,+)-type amino acid transporter 1, producing the protein MTSKEAALEKCDGANGTSIGGSSVKLKRELGLFSAVNLILGVMIGSGIFVSPSSALEHSGSVGLCLIIWTLSGIISLLGALSFAELGTVLGKSGAEYSYFQEAFGNIHKYWGPLPSFICAWIYVVILRPAEVAIIVMTFAEYAIQPFTLDLESNYKDTAIKLASLAALFVMTYINITSVKLFVKVQNIFGICKVFACLIVIGGGIYEIAKGNTYNLSKGFEGSTTSPGGIALALYSGLWAYDGWNSVTVVTEEIINPGVNVPLSISIAVPLITGLYVFMNVAYMTVLSYAEMTSVPAVAVAFGARVLGPAAFLIPLGVAIATFGCAMSVQFGVTRVCYTAARGGHMLEVFSYVNLKRLTPAPAVALQALLTSVFILVGNIRTLIEFASWFLWFFYGLAMVALLVLRRTQADKPRPYKVPTLVPCFVLIVAIFLSILPIVHDPSVKYLMAIGFIVLGVGVYTVFVYYKKTPTAFLRKFTFLTQVLFESVPPNDHQD
- the LOC123721883 gene encoding uncharacterized protein LOC123721883 — protein: MDVNSSVRTKEVLSQELRSLRDRSVHICKAIESSPNEVLIPNKDKTLNYVAGLQKELETSNTTITTDNNLLTTQFLSEMKERTDDVEKHIAFTKGLIHDVDEEIERLQNLIITAKEVRSSPMVEKKDIQPHHIEKAKEKFHVLKQELRGLIYSLFPKCSGLITEVLAELMRARLDVSSNGYITCTAENIPAIELLMDANLVSVNPYNNTEVKLVY